From the Astatotilapia calliptera chromosome 6, fAstCal1.2, whole genome shotgun sequence genome, one window contains:
- the LOC113024829 gene encoding uncharacterized protein LOC113024829, which yields MSEPSEPTVQFSDSADFQDQSEEGQVHGAEAQQEEAQQPRRSERIRTLTEKGKEMQDEKIKALQQRFNYIYDKWKTQVKSARQSLSQTTETLSEDLLNDIISDVTGLSADVQRVYEELRKISAPDQVTRRRVDRCVEISTFVASRASSRLHGRSPEKEEQDWPEAGSLFNSSTCNSGSVASILKGTSVLSSRSSARRQDAAADVAASQAVLKVLQEQEKEQLEIERLEAEAKKKIAEQEAAAVKRRLEREAEEVKRRMQREEEEAKIKAQLEEEHIALQRTLEEKRRKLQHLEAMKDLSAARARMLVYNQENDKEEEQKDVLQPEVVVDNKLCASTGSLPQCMPPAPQVVTTSSNDSTAELVKVLAGALSANRIPIPEPTVFSGDPLKYSDWKISFETLIDQKSIQDKEKIYYLRRYVSGQAKKAIDGYFLLGTESAYAAAVEILEERYGNPFTIAKAYRDKLQTWPKIGSKDSFELREFSDFLRSCEAAMVHIKALEILNDCNENRKILSKLPDWLTARWNRQVIEIEEATNQFPSFSQFVKFLTREVKIACNPLTSLQALKQDETEKTKSSRHFNFAAKTLITSSSEKYADTCLFCKRTGHTLHQCRKFGEKAVNDRIKFIQMEKLCFGCLKYGHHSKSCISRSVCDKCQKRHPTCLHEERTKEKQKPPQAKQNRNHETSSEVHEEVQLAQDYEMTRTATSNTVMLHGAKMQTAAIVPVWLSCTTQPAQEVLVYALLDSQSDTTFVLSEAAETLQTNGEQVKLKLSTMTSRTTVVSSLRVSNLQVRGFYSNKRISLPPVYTRDFIPANRTHIPTNETAEAWPHLVHLQSEIAPLQDCDVGLLIGYDCSQALLPREVVSGKENKPYAQRTDLGWSIVGNGNPCVDYGDAIGISHRIVVRQVIPDVESSVNLKRVVHYVSQTKVKEVTPSDIIRVLESDFSERTGDDIVSQDDLKFLTKLRKNIVQNDTGHFEMPLPFKEDRPKLPNNKICAIHRLKCLERRLKKDQQYYRDYVSFMNDIISCGDAEKVSDEENDEKLAWYIPHHGVYHPQKPGKIRVVFDCSAKFQETSLNDHLLTGPDLTNTLVGVLCRFRKGSVAIMCDIERMFHQFHVKREDQDYLRFLWWENGNLETSPSVYRMKVHLFGAASSPGCANFGLKHLATQGQGQFNEETIHFIQRNFYVDDGLASVPTEKEAIQLVKESRELCSIGRLRLHKFPQEERATIKDLNMALDLPHMERALGVEWCVTSDSFKFRVQVKSNPLTRRGVLSTVASIYDPLGFIAPFVLVGKQMLQQMCKERIGWDEELPEILKPQWESWIRDLPNLTNMQVKRSFLPSDFGNVKRYELHHFSDASFSGYGVCTYLRAISESDEVHCSLVMGKSRVSPISVTTIPRLELTAAVVAARTSDMLRSELEIQDLQEFFWTDSTVVLGYINNDARRFQVYVANRIQRIKSSTNPEQWGYVASEDNPADHSSRGLTAERLRTSNWFTGPTFLWQKELPGRQCKVGEIKEDDPELRKLIVCNTKSKEDKSLLDNFKKFSDWSRLSRAVARLKRYIRMHKGIQQRTSDSTSLEERKEAELVIVKLVQEEAFSDEIKSLELKTIVENSPLCKLNPFLDEEGILRVGGRLSQATLHPHVKHPAILPKNSHVAVLLIKHFHERIHHQGRGMTMNELRANGWWILGCSGAVSSHIFKCVTCRKYRRSTEEQKMGDLPQDRTETTPPFTYVGMDCFGPIYVKEGRKTLKRYGLLFTCLCSRAIHIEVVDDMTTDAFLNALRAFIAIRGNVRQLRSDQGTNFVGARREFMELMKGMDQEKAKILGCEFLMNPPTASHRGGVWERQIRTIRSVLTAILDQSSQRLDCTSLRTFLYEVMAIINSRPLTTEHLNDPSGLEPLTPNHILTMKSKIILPPPGEFVKEDVYLRKRWRRVQCLANMFWTRWKKEYLLNLQERQKWRKNRGNIKVDDIVLLQDDLAPRNEWKMARVTEVYPGSDNRVRRIKLHVSDTHDKGGSHTAKTVVLERPVQRVFTLLEAD from the coding sequence GCTCAGCAAGAGGAAGCACAGCAGCCAAGACGAAGTGAAAGAATCAGAACTCTAACAGAGAAAGGCAAAGAAATGCAAGATGAGAAAATTAAAGCACTCCAGCAAAGGTTTAACTATATATATgacaaatggaaaacacaagttAAATCTGCAAGACAATCCTTATCACAGACAACAGAGACCTTATCTGAGGACTTGCTTAATGACATTATAAGTGATGTCACAGGTCTTTCTGCAGATGTCCAGCGTGTCTATGAAGAGCTACGAAAGATCTCTGCTCCAGACCAGGTCACGCGTCGTAGAGTGGATCGGTGTGTAGAGATTTCTACATTTGTTGCATCCAGAGCCTCAAGTAGGTTGCATGGAAGGTCTCCAGAAAAGGAGGAGCAAGACTGGCCAGAAGCAGGCTCTCTCTTTAATTCAAGCACCTGTAATTCAGGTTCTGTTGCTTCCATTTTGAAAGGCACCTCAGTACTTTCAAGCAGGTCTTCTGCAAGGCGACaagatgctgctgctgatgttgctGCAAGTCAGGCTGTTCTTAAAGTGTtacaagaacaagaaaaagaacagttagAGATCGAGCGTCTAGAAGCCGAAGCTAAGAAAAAGATAGCTGAGCAGGAGGCAGCAGCAGTAAAACGTCGGTTAGAAAGAGAGGCAGAAGAGGTAAAACGAAGAatgcagagagaggaagaagaagctaAAATTAAGGCTCAACTAGAGGAAGAGCACATAGCTCTACAAAGGACTCTGGAGGAAAAGCGGAGAAAATTACAGCATCTGGAGGCAATGaaggatctcagtgcagcaagGGCGAGAATGCTGGTGTACAATCAAGAGAATGACAAAGAGGAAGAGCAAAAGGACGTACTGCAACCTGAGGTTGTAGTGGATAATAAACTTTGTGCTTCCACAGGCTCTTTGCCCCAGTGTATGCCTCCTGCACCACAAGTTGTGACCACTTCTTCAAATGACAGTACTGCAGAACTTGTCAAAGTGCTGGCAGGAGCTTTAAGTGCCAACCGAATTCCAATTCCTGAACCTACAGTATTCAGTGGGGATCCATTGAAATACAGTGATTGGAAAATCTCCTTTGAAACGCTGATTGACCAGAAGAGCATTCAAGATAAGGAGAAAATCTACTACCTTCGCCGGTATGTAAGTGGACAAGCTAAGAAAGCAATCGATGGCTATTTCCTTCTTGGAACTGAATCAGCCTATGCTGCCGCAGTTGAGATTTTGGAGGAAAGATACGGAAACCCATTCACGATTGCAAAGGCATATAGAGATAAGCTTCAGACATGGCCCAAGATAGGCTCCAAGGACAGCTTTGAACTCagagagttttctgactttcTCCGTAGTTGTGAAGCCGCCATGGTCCATATTAAGGCACTGGAAATCTTGAATGActgtaatgaaaacagaaaaattttGTCAAAATTACCAGATTGGCTAACAGCAAGATGGAATAGACAAGTTATTGAAATAGAAGAAGCGACTAATCAATTTCCCTCCTTCAGCCAATTTGTGAAGTTCTTGACAAGAGAGGTGAAAATTGCTTGCAACCCTCTCACATCGCTGCAGGCACTGAAACaagatgaaactgaaaaaaccAAATCCTCAAGACATTTCAACTTTGCAGCAAAGACACTCATCACAAGTTCCAGTGAAAAATATGCTGATACATGTCTTTTCTGCAAAAGGACTGGGCATACATTGCACCAATGCAGGAAGTTCGGGGAGAAAGCAGTTAATGATAGAATTAAATTCATTCAAATGGAAAAGTTGTGCTTTGGTTGTCTGAAGTACGGTCATCACTCAAAGAGTTGCATCAGTAGGAGTGTTTGTGACAAGTGCCAGAAGCGTCATCCTACTTGTTTGCACGAAGAACGAACCAAAGAGAAGCAAAAACCACCACAGGCCAAGCAAAATCGGAATCATGAAACTTCGAGTGAGGTTCATGAAGAAGTACAACTAGCACAGGATTACGAAATGACCAGAACTGCTACTTCAAATACAGTAATGCTTCATGGAGCTAAAATGCAAACAGCGGCAATAGTTCCAGTGTGGCTTTCCTGCACAACACAACCAGCACAAGAAGTCCTTGTGTATGCTTTATTGGACTCGCAGAGTGACACAACATTTGTGTTGAGTGAAGCAGCAGAAACCTTACAGACAAATGGAGAGCAAGTCAAGCTTAAGCTTTCTACCATGACGTCAAGAACTACAGTGGTGAGTTCTCTAAGAGTAAGTAACCTACAAGTCCGTGGCTTTTACTCCAACAAGAGAATCTCCTTACCACCAGTGTACACGCGTGATTTCATCCCAGCTAACAGAACTCACATCCCAACCAATGAAACTGCAGAAGCGTGGCCCCATCTAGTACACTTACAGTCAGAAATTGCACCTCTGCAGGACTGTGACGTGGGTCTGCTTATCGGATATGACTGTTCACAAGCCCTGCTTCCGAGAGAAGTTGTGTCTGGCAAAGAGAACAAGCCTTATGCACAACGTACAGACCTTGGATGGAGTATTGTTGGTAATGGAAACCCCTGTGTTGATTATGGGGACGCAATCGGAATCAGTCATCGCATAGTAGTGAGACAAGTGATACCAGATGTTGAGTCTTCTGTCAACCTCAAAAGGGTAGTGCATTATGTGAGCCAAACCAAAGTGAAGGAAGTAACTCCTTCAGACATCATAAGGGTCTTGGAATCAGACTTCTCAGAAAGAACTGGAGATGATATTGTGTCTCAAGATGATCTCAAGTTCCTGACAAAGTTGAGAAAAAACATTGTGCAAAATGATACAGGTCACTTTGAAATGCCACTGCCATTCAAAGAAGACAGGCCTAAATTACCCAACAACAAGATATGTGCCATACATCGCTTGAAGTGCCTGGAAAGGAGACTAAAGAAAGACCAACAGTACTACAGAGACTACGTAAGCTTCATGAATGACATCATTTCATGTGGTGATGCAGAGAAGGTCTCTGATGAAGAAAATGATGAGAAATTGGCTTGGTATATTCCACATCATGGGGTTTATCATCCACAGAAACCAGGGAAAATACGTGTGGTATTTGACTGCTCTGCCAAATTCCAAGAAACATCTCTCAACGACCATCTACTCACTGGTCCAGATTTAACGAACACATTGGTGGGTGTCCTTTGTCGCTTTCGAAAAGGTTCTGTTGCAATCATGTGCGACATTGAGAGAATGTTCCACCAGTTTCATGTCAAAAGGGAAGATCAAGATTATTTGAGATTCCTATGGTGGGAGAATGGCAACTTGGAAACCTCACCATCAGTTTACAGAATGAAGGTTCATTTGTTTGGAGCGGCCTCGTCGCCTGGCTGTGCCAATTTTGGCCTAAAACATCTGGCAACTCAAGGACAAGGTCAGTTCAACGaagaaactatacatttcatcCAAAGGAATTTCTACGTAGATGATGGATTGGCAAGTGTTCCGACTGAGAAGGAAGCCATCCAGCTTGTCAAGGAATCACGAGAGCTTTGTAGTATCGGACGATTGAGACTGCATAAGTTTCCACAAGAAGAGCGTGCCACAATCAAGGATTTGAACATGGCTTTGGACTTACCACATATGGAAAGAGCTCTTGGAGTAGAGTGGTGCGTCACGTCTGACTCATTCAAGTTCAGAGTTCAAGTGAAATCCAATCCACTAACAAGAAGAGGTGTGCTCTCTACTGTGGCCTCTATATATGACCCCTTGGGATTCATCGCACCCTTCGTCCTTGTAGGGAAACAAATGCTCCAGCAAATGTGTAAAGAAAGGATTGGCTGGGATGAGGAGCTTCCAGAAATCCTAAAACCTCAGTGGGAGTCCTGGATTAGAGACCTTCCCAACCTGACTAACATGCAAGTCAAAAGATCCTTCTTACCTTCTGATTTTGGTAATGTCAAAAGGTATGAACTTCACCATTTTTCAGATGCCAGTTTCTCAGGATATGGTGTATGTACTTACCTGCGAGCCATCAGTGAATCTGATGAAGTACATTGCTCTTTGGTAATGGGAAAATCCAGAGTTTCCCCAATCAGTGTTACTACGATACCAAGACTGGAACTCACTGCAGCAGTTGTTGCAGCCCGAACCAGCGACATGCTTCGCAGTGAACTGGAAATCCAGGATCTTCAGGAATTCTTCTGGACAGATTCCACTGTTGTTCTTGGCTACATAAACAACGACGCCAGAAGGTTTCAGGTATATGTAGCAAATCGCATACAGAGGATCAAGTCAAGTACAAACCCTGAACAATGGGGTTATGTCGCTTCAGAAGATAATCCAGCTGATCATTCTTCTCGAGGTTTGACTGCAGAGCGGCTTAGGACCTCAAATTGGTTTACCGGCCCAACATTTCTTTGGCAAAAAGAACTTCCTGGCAGACAATGCAAGGTGGGTGAAATCAAGGAGGATGATCCTGAACTCCGCAAGCTGATTGTGTGTAACACAAAGTCAAAGGAAGACAAATCATTGTTGGATAACTTCAAGAAATTCTCTGACTGGTCAAGGTTATCGAGAGCAGTTGCCAGACTGAAAAGATACATCAGAATGCACAAAGGTATTCAGCAAAGAACAAGTGATAGCACAAGTctagaggagagaaaagaagcaGAACTTGTGATTGTCAAGTTGGTTCAGGAAGAAGCATTCTCAGATGAGATAAAGAGCTTGGAGCTAAAGACAATAGTTGAAAACAGTCCACTGTGCAAGTTAAATCCTTTCTTGGATGAAGAAGGGATCTTAAGAGTGGGAGGACGTTTAAGTCAAGCCACGTTGCACCCTCATGTGAAGCACCCAGCAATTCTGCCAAAAAATAGCCACGTAGCAGTTTTACTAATCAAGCATTTTCACGAAAGAATCCATCATCAAGGACGTGGAATGACAATGAACGAACTGAGAGCAAATGGTTGGTGGATCCTGGGATGTAGCGGTGCAGTTTCatcacatatttttaaatgtgtgaccTGCAGGAAGTACAGAAGATCCACTGAAGAGCAAAAAATGGGTGACTTGCCACAAGATAGGACAGAAACAACACCGCCTTTTACCTACGTTGGCATGGACTGCTTTGGTCCAATCTATGttaaggaaggaagaaagactCTCAAAAGATATGGTCTTTTGTTTACCTGTCTATGTTCAAGAGCCATACATATAGAAGTGGTTGATGACATGACAACTGATGCATTTCTCAATGCTTTAAGGGCATTCATAGCCATAAGAGGAAATGTTCGACAGCTAAGATCCGACCAAGGAACAAATTTTGTTGGTGCTAGGAGAGAGTTCATGGAGTTAATGAAGGGAATGGATCAAGAAAAGGCTAAGATTCTAGGATGTGAATTTCTCATGAACCCTCCAACAGCAAGCCATAGGGGAGGTGTCTGGGAGCGTCAAATAAGGACTATAAGAAGTGTTCTTACCGCTATTCTCGATCAGTCATCTCAAAGGCTTGACTGCACCTCCTTGAGAACCTTTCTGTATGAGGTCATGGCTATCATCAACAGCAGACCACTCACGACTGAACATTTGAATGATCCATCAGGCCTTGAACCATTGACTCCAAACCACATCTTAACAATGAAGTCCAAGATCATTCTGCCCCCGCCTGGAGAGTTTGTCAAAGAAGATGTTTATCTTAGGAAAAGATGGCGTCGAGTGCAGTGTTTGGCTAATATGTTTTGGACTCGATGGAAGAAAGAATATCTTCTAAATTTACAAGAGCGACAAAAGTGGCGGAAGAACAGAGGGAACATCAAGGTTGACGACATTGTCCTTCTACAAGATGATCTGGCACCACGCAATGAGTGGAAGATGGCTAGAGTCACAGAAGTTTATCCAGGATCAGATAATCGAGTGAGGAGAATAAAGTTGCACGTCAGTGATACACATGACAAAGGAGGGAGCCACACAGCTAAAACTGTTGTTCTTGAGAGACCTGTTCAAAGAGTTTTTACTCTCTTAGAAGCAGACTAA